In Fusarium oxysporum f. sp. lycopersici 4287 chromosome 2, whole genome shotgun sequence, a genomic segment contains:
- a CDS encoding golgi apparatus membrane protein TVP18, with translation MTLKEEFQTRNFSIYGQWLGILSMIICLAVGIANIFSFNVVRIIFCAFAIASAFVILFIEVPLLLRICPTSGKFDETIRKISTNYMRAAAYGVMSALQFISNVSGASSLIAAAVFLLLTALCYLLAGIKGQAFVGSKTLGGQGVAQMIV, from the exons ATGACGCTCAAGGAGGAGTTCCAAACGCGAAACTTCA GCATCTACGGACAATG GCTTGGAATTCTTTCCATGATCATCTGTCTGGCTGTTGGAATCGCCAACATCTTTTCGTTTAATGTAGTTCGCATTATCTTCTGCGCCTTTGCTAT CGCATCGGCCTTTGTCATTCTTTTCATCGAGgtccctcttcttctccgaATCTGCCCAACCTCCGGCAAGTTCGATGAGACGATTCGCAAGATCTCGACCAATTATATGCGCGCGGCCGCCTACGGCGTCATGTCTGCTCTGCAGTTCATTAGCAATGTCAGCGGTGCAAGCAGCttgattgctgctgctgtcttCCTGCTACTGACTGCTCTTTGCTACCTGCTTGCCGGTATCAAGGGTCAGGCCTTTGTCGGCAGCAAGACCCTCGGTGGTCAGGGCGTCGCGCAGATGATTGTGTAG
- a CDS encoding acetyl-CoA acyltransferase — protein MGVTDRIIQIGGQISGNPTAGGREKILQKNPDDIVVTAACRSAFTKGGRGGFKDTPAADLMAGVLKAILDRSKINPALVEDLCVGTVLAPGGGATEMRAASLVAGFPESIAVRTLNRQCSSGLQATVDVANQIKTGMIDIGIGAGVESMSLNYGPGAVSEFSEAFENHPEAANCKVPMGVLSEQMAKDLNVTRAAQDAFAASSYQKAVKAQKAGLFDEEIAPLKVKFEDKEGNTKEITVSKDDGVRDGITAESLGKIRPAFAKDGSIHAGNASQISDGAAAVLLMKRSTAEKLGQKILGKYVCASIVGVKPLLMGQGPWKAIPKALDLAGISKDDVDIWEINEAFASQCLWCANELGIPQEKINPKGGAIAFGHPLGCTGARQVSTLLYELKRTGQKVGATSMCVGTGMGMAAIWVAE, from the exons ATGGGTG TCACCGACAGAATCATTCAGATTGGAGGCCAGATCTCTGGCAACCCGACCGCTGGCGGTCGCGAGAAGATCCTCCAGAAGAACCCCGACGAT ATCGTTGTCACCGCCGCCTGCCGAAGCGCATTCACCAAGGGAGGCCGCGGCGGTTTCAAGGACACCCCCGCTGCTGATCTCATGGCTGGTgttctcaaggccatcctCGACCGCTCAAAGATCAACCCTGCTCTCGTCGAGGACCTATGTGTCGGAACAGTTCTCGCTCCCGGTGGCGGCGCAACTGAGATGCGCGCCGCCAGCTTGGTCGCCGGTTTCCCTGAATCTATCGCCGTCCGAACCCTCAACAGACAGTGCTCTTCTGGTCTCCAGGCTACCGTCGATGTCGCCAACCAGATCAAGACTGGCATGATCGATATTGGtattggtgctggtgttgagagtATGTCCCTGAACTATGGCCCTGGCGCTGTCTCCGAGTTCTCAGAAGCCTTTGAGAACCACCCCGAGGCTGCCAACTGTAAGGTGCCCATGGGTGTCCTCTCTGAGCAGATGGCCAAGGACCTCAACGTCACCCGAGCTGCACAGGACGCCTTCGCTGCCTCATCATACCAGAAGGCTGTCAAGGCCCAAAAAGCGGGACTCTTTGACGAGGAGATTGCTCCTCTCAAGGTCAAGTTCGAGGACAAGGAGGGTAACACCAAGGAGATTACCGTCTCCAAGGATGATGGTGTCCGAGATGGCATCACTGCTGAGTCTCTGGGCAAGATCCGCCCTGCTTTTGCTAAGGACGGTTCTATCCATGCTGGTAACGCCAGTCAGATTTCCGATGGTGCTGCCGCTGTCCTCCTCATGAAGCGATCTACTGCCGAGAAGCTTGGACAGAAGATCCTCGGCAAGTACGTTTGCGCCTCGATTGTTGGTGTCAAGCCCCTTCTTATGGGACAGGGCCCCTGGAAGGCTATCCCCAAGGCTCTCGACCTTGCCGGTATCTCCAAGGATGATGTCGATATCTGGGAGATCAACGAGGCTTTTGCCAGCCAGTGCTTGTGGTGTGCCAACGAGCTGGGTATTCCCCAAGAGAAAATCAACCCCAAGGGAGGTGCTATTGCCTTTGGTCATCCCCTAGGCTGCACTGGTGCCCGACAGGTCTCTACTCTTCTATATGAGTTGAAGCGAACAGGCCAGAAGGTTGGCGCAACATCTATGTGTGTAGGAACTGGTATGGGTATGGCCGCCATCTGGGTTGCCGAGTAG
- a CDS encoding golgi apparatus membrane protein TVP18: MIICLAVGIANIFSFNVVRIIFCAFAIASAFVILFIEVPLLLRICPTSGKFDETIRKISTNYMRAAAYGVMSALQFISNVSGASSLIAAAVFLLLTALCYLLAGIKGQAFVGSKTLGGQGVAQMIV; encoded by the exons ATGATCATCTGTCTGGCTGTTGGAATCGCCAACATCTTTTCGTTTAATGTAGTTCGCATTATCTTCTGCGCCTTTGCTAT CGCATCGGCCTTTGTCATTCTTTTCATCGAGgtccctcttcttctccgaATCTGCCCAACCTCCGGCAAGTTCGATGAGACGATTCGCAAGATCTCGACCAATTATATGCGCGCGGCCGCCTACGGCGTCATGTCTGCTCTGCAGTTCATTAGCAATGTCAGCGGTGCAAGCAGCttgattgctgctgctgtcttCCTGCTACTGACTGCTCTTTGCTACCTGCTTGCCGGTATCAAGGGTCAGGCCTTTGTCGGCAGCAAGACCCTCGGTGGTCAGGGCGTCGCGCAGATGATTGTGTAG